One Xenopus tropicalis strain Nigerian chromosome 8, UCB_Xtro_10.0, whole genome shotgun sequence genomic window carries:
- the bmp4 gene encoding bone morphogenetic protein 4 isoform X1: MIPGNRMLMVILLCQVLLGGTNHASLIPETGKKKVVAEIQGGRRSAQSNELLRDFEVTLLQMFGLRKRPQPSKDVVVPAYMRDLYRLQSAEEEDELHDISMEYPERPTSRANTVRSFHHEEHLENLPSTAENGNFRFVFNLSSIPENEVISSAELRLYREQIDHGPAWEEGFHRINIYEVMKPITASGHMISRLLDTRLIHHNVTQWESFDVSPAIIRWTRDKQINHGLAIEVVHLNQTKTYQGKHVRISRSLLPQEDADWSQMRPLLITFSHDGRGHALTRRSKRSPKQQRPRKKNKHCRRHSLYVDFSDVGWNDWIVAPPGYQAFYCHGDCPFPLADHLNSTNHAIVQTLVNSVNSSIPKACCVPTDLSAISMLYLDEYDKVVLKNYQEMVVEGCGCR, translated from the exons ATGATTCCTGGTAACCGAATGCTGATGGTCATTTTATTATGCCAAGTCCTGCTAGGAGGCACTAACCATGCCAGCCTGATACCTGAGACGGGCAAGAAGAAAGTAGTGGCCGAGATTCAGGGAGGTAGAAGGTCCGCTCAGAGCAATGAGCTCTTGCGGGATTTCGAGGTGACGCTGCTGCAGATGTTCGGCCTCCGCAAGCGGCCGCAGCCCAGTAAGGATGTGGTGGTGCCCGCGTATATGCGGGACCTGTACAGGCTTCAGTCAGCGGAGGAGGAGGATGAACTACACGATATCAGCATGGAGTACCCGGAGAGACCGACCAGCCGGGCTAACACCGTGAGGAGCTTCCATCATGAGG aGCATTTGGAGAATCTACCAAGCACAGCAGAAAATGGAAATTTCCGTTTTGTGTTCAACCTCAGCAGCATTCCAGAGAATGAGGTGATTTCTTCAGCAGAACTAAGACTCTATAGAGAACAAATAGACCATGGTCCAGCGTGGGAAGAGGGTTTCCACCGGATAAATATATATGAAGTTATGAAACCAATAACAGCAAGTGGACACATGATAAGTAGGCTGCTGGACACACGGCTAATCCACCACAATGTGACACAGTGGGAAAGTTTTGATGTAAGCCCTGCAATTATAAGGTGGACCCGGGATAAACAGATAAACCATGGGCTTGCCATTGAGGTTGTTCACCTCAACCAAACAAAAACTTATCAGGGGAAGCATGTAAGGATAAGTCGATCATTATTACCTCAAGAGGATGCAGACTGGTCACAGATGAGACCGCTTTTAATTACATTCAGCCATGATGGCAGGGGACATGCACTGACCAGGAGGTCAAAAAGAAGTCCAAAACAGCAAAGACCccgtaaaaaaaataaacattgccGGAGGCATTCTCTTTATGTGGATTTCAGCGATGTTGGCTGGAATGACTGGATTGTGGCACCTCCTGGATACCAGGCTTTTTACTGCCATGGAGATTGTCCATTTCCCTTGGCTGATCACCTAAACTCAACTAACCATGCTATTGTACAAACTCTGGTAAACTCTGTTAACTCAAGCATCCCAAAAGCGTGTTGCGTCCCCACAGATCTGAGTGCTATCTCCATGCTTTATTTGGATGAATATGACAAAGTCGTCCTTAAAAACTATCAGGAGATGGTGGTGGAAGGGTGTGGGTGCCGTTAA